Proteins from a genomic interval of Microbacterium phyllosphaerae:
- a CDS encoding ABC-F family ATP-binding cassette domain-containing protein, producing the protein MSIPTLHSSVTLDRLTFTWPDGTTALDAVSGSFGSGRTGLVGRNGAGKSTLLRLMAGELTPTSGFLTATGEVAYLPQQLTLDVDRRVADLLGIAAPLDAVRAIGAGDVDQAHFDAVGDEWDIEARAEMSLAEAGLAPEFLDRTVGELSGGEAVLVAIAGIRLRRAPITLLDEPTNNLDRDARAKLASMVRSWKGTLIVVSHDLSLLELMDDTAELYAQTLSVFGGPYSEWRAWLDAEQEAARQAEVTAKQEFRKEKRQRIEAEVKLAHRARTAKKAEIEKRVPKIIAHGRKMAAEVSAGRLRTEVGAKEDAARTALDEAGRRLRSDASMKIELPDPQVSRSRRIAQIGDGEHSWIIQGPDRVALIGPNGAGKTTLLERLMADAADGGHDSAQVPLGTERPALTATALTDRVGYLPQRVDGLDEHRSVFENIADAAPQVPEKELRNRLARFLIRGATAERPVAALSGGERFRVALAKLLLSDPAPHLVVLDEPTNNLDIDTVDQLVEALRAYRGAVLVVSHDDAFLARLGLDLTLEIQPDGSLAAI; encoded by the coding sequence ATGTCAATCCCCACTCTTCATTCCTCGGTCACTCTCGACCGTCTCACCTTCACCTGGCCCGACGGTACGACCGCGCTCGATGCGGTGTCCGGCTCGTTCGGCTCCGGTCGCACCGGTCTCGTCGGTCGCAACGGCGCGGGCAAGTCCACGCTGCTGCGCCTCATGGCCGGCGAGCTGACCCCGACCTCGGGGTTCCTCACCGCGACCGGTGAGGTCGCCTACCTGCCGCAGCAGCTCACGCTCGACGTCGATCGCAGGGTCGCCGATCTGCTCGGAATCGCCGCGCCTCTGGACGCGGTCCGGGCGATCGGCGCCGGCGACGTCGATCAGGCCCATTTCGATGCCGTCGGCGACGAGTGGGACATCGAGGCACGCGCCGAGATGTCGCTCGCCGAAGCCGGTCTCGCACCCGAATTCCTCGACCGCACCGTCGGCGAGCTCTCGGGCGGTGAGGCCGTGCTCGTCGCGATCGCCGGCATCCGTCTGCGGCGCGCTCCGATCACCCTGCTCGACGAGCCGACCAACAACCTCGATCGCGACGCCCGCGCGAAGCTGGCGTCGATGGTCAGGTCGTGGAAGGGCACACTGATCGTGGTCAGCCACGATCTGTCGTTGCTCGAACTCATGGACGACACCGCCGAGCTCTATGCCCAGACACTGAGCGTGTTCGGGGGCCCGTACTCCGAGTGGCGCGCGTGGCTGGACGCCGAGCAGGAGGCGGCGCGCCAGGCCGAGGTCACCGCGAAACAGGAGTTCCGAAAGGAGAAGCGTCAGCGAATCGAGGCCGAGGTGAAACTCGCCCACCGTGCCCGCACGGCGAAGAAGGCCGAGATCGAGAAGCGCGTGCCGAAGATCATCGCGCACGGTCGCAAGATGGCCGCCGAGGTGTCGGCGGGCAGATTGCGCACCGAGGTCGGCGCGAAGGAGGATGCTGCGCGCACGGCTCTCGACGAGGCGGGGCGGCGCCTGCGCTCCGATGCCTCGATGAAGATCGAGCTGCCGGATCCGCAGGTGTCGCGCAGCCGCCGGATCGCCCAGATCGGCGACGGCGAGCACTCGTGGATCATTCAGGGACCCGATCGCGTCGCGCTGATCGGGCCCAACGGTGCCGGCAAGACGACGCTGCTCGAACGGCTGATGGCGGATGCCGCTGACGGAGGGCACGACTCCGCACAGGTGCCTCTCGGCACGGAACGTCCGGCTCTGACGGCGACGGCTCTCACCGACCGCGTCGGCTACCTGCCGCAGCGCGTCGACGGGCTCGATGAGCACCGTTCGGTGTTCGAGAACATCGCGGATGCCGCCCCGCAGGTGCCCGAGAAGGAGCTGCGCAACCGACTCGCGAGGTTCCTCATCCGAGGTGCAACCGCCGAGCGGCCGGTCGCGGCGCTGTCAGGTGGCGAGCGGTTCCGCGTGGCGCTCGCGAAGCTGCTGCTCTCCGACCCGGCGCCACACCTCGTGGTGCTGGACGAGCCGACGAACAACCTCGACATCGACACGGTCGACCAGCTCGTCGAGGCGCTCCGCGCGTACCGCGGCGCGGTGCTCGTGGTGAGTCACGACGACGCGTTCCTCGCGAGGCTCGGCCTCGATCTCACTCTCGAGATCCAGCCGGACGGCTCGCTCGCCGCGATCTGA
- a CDS encoding DUF6157 family protein, which yields MAAHTTNYVSTFIEVADDCPVDHAEEPPTGEKPTIAALHYRLIAQEPYVHTSDDVIFTTHALRTGIDPDDVAAREAFFSKGQPCLRSSPLGKRYGWGIAHDAEGRVALVPRESEDYAVLAADPATAHTRAMRSRRA from the coding sequence ATGGCAGCGCACACGACGAACTATGTGAGCACGTTCATCGAGGTGGCAGACGACTGTCCCGTCGACCATGCCGAAGAGCCGCCGACGGGTGAGAAGCCCACGATCGCCGCGCTTCACTACCGACTGATCGCGCAGGAACCGTATGTGCACACGTCCGACGACGTGATCTTCACCACCCATGCGCTGCGCACCGGGATCGACCCCGACGACGTCGCCGCACGTGAGGCGTTCTTCTCGAAGGGGCAGCCCTGCCTGCGCTCCTCGCCCCTGGGCAAGCGATACGGCTGGGGCATCGCTCACGACGCCGAGGGACGGGTCGCACTCGTGCCCCGAGAATCCGAGGACTACGCGGTCCTCGCCGCCGACCCCGCGACCGCCCACACTCGGGCGATGCGGAGCCGGCGGGCCTGA
- a CDS encoding ATP-dependent helicase translates to MSDVLDRFTPATQDWFRGAFPAPTPAQAGAWNAISAGKHALVVAPTGSGKTLSAFLWAIDSVFRERTASIERGDAERSKDSSRTRILYISPLKALGVDVERNLRSPLIGIGQSARRLGVEAPAVAVGVRSGDTTSSDRRKLVSDPPDILITTPESLYLMLTSRAGETLRDVHTVIIDEVHAVAATKRGAHLAVSLERLDALRRSHGHESPAQRIGLSATVRPIDEVARFLGGAAPVEIVAPPASKTFELGVVVPMDDMTNPPPPPGAPKDAGDSADAEYTEVTGSVWPHVEEAIVDRILQNKSTIVFSNSRRLAERLTGRLNEIYSERIGVALPEASVPAAMMAQAGATAGADPVLAKAHHGSVSKEQRAQVEEELKSGVLRCVVATSSLELGIDMGAVDLVIQVEAPPSAASGLQRVGRAGHQVGEISRAALFPKHRGDVLHTAIVTERMLAGKIEAIQVPRNPLDILAQQTVAASALGEIGVEEWFETVRRSAPFQSLPRSAYEATLDLLAGRFPSDEFAELRPRLVWDRDAGTLTGRPGAQRIAVTSGGTIPDRGLFGVFVAGESTGARVGELDEEMVYESRVGDVFTLGTTSWRIAEITHDRVNVIPAYGQPGKVPFWHGDGIGRPFELGEALGKFSREVSAATPEKAAQRLIEAGLDEQARMNLMAHLTEQREATGTLPTDRTLTVERGRDEVGDWRVILHSPYGMKVHAPWALAINARIRERLGVEGSAVASDDGIIVRIPDAEAEPPGAELFVFDPDELEQLVTQEVGGSALFASRFRECAARALLMPRTNPNRRTPLWQQRQRSAQLLEVARRHPTFPVILETLREVLQDVYDLPSLRRLAVSIADRRIRLVETQPSQPSPYARDLLFGYVGAFMYEGDSPLAERRAAALSVDPALLGELLGTVELRELLDPDVIAQFEREAQRLDPERRARGLEGVADLLRMLGPMDAAEIDARLDPETGSAADHLDALIAARRAIPVTVAGTTRVAAIEDAGRLRDALGAALPTGIPVAFLEPLADPLGDLVARYARTHGPFTTDAVATRFGLGAAVARHTLQRLEHSGRLTSGYFLPEASGSGNETEWCDTEVLRRLRMRSLAAIRGSVEPVSPEAYARFLPDWQHLGRPLEGLDGVLAVIEQFAGVPIPASAWESLVLPSRVRDYSPALLDELTASGEVIWSGHGTLPGRDGWVSLHPADLAPFTLPEPDDEIAADSLEARALVALEAGGAYFASQLKEMTAAENEQSVLEALWALTWAGRVTNDTFAPIRSLLAGGSQAHRVTRRAPRTRTYRGMSLARTAVRPSSIGGRWSLLASVDTDAARRATVTAGLLLDRYGVVTRGAVQAEGVPGGFAQTYRVLAGFEEAGHCRRGYVIERLGAAQFAASATVDRLRTFAGLADPPPRKAVTLAATDPANPYGAALGWPKRDDVSHRPGRKAGGLVVLVDGSLTLYLERGGRTVLCFTDDADVLRAAATDLAATARARRLDTLTVEKVNGEGVYGTDLALALQEAGFVATPRGYTLRKAI, encoded by the coding sequence ATGAGCGACGTGCTCGACCGTTTCACCCCTGCCACTCAAGACTGGTTCCGGGGTGCCTTTCCCGCACCCACACCCGCTCAGGCCGGGGCCTGGAACGCGATCTCGGCGGGCAAGCACGCACTCGTCGTCGCTCCGACCGGGTCGGGCAAGACGCTCTCGGCCTTCCTCTGGGCGATCGACAGCGTCTTCCGCGAGCGCACGGCGAGCATCGAACGCGGCGACGCCGAGCGCTCGAAGGACTCATCGCGCACCCGCATCCTCTACATCTCCCCGTTGAAAGCACTCGGTGTCGACGTCGAGCGCAACCTGCGCTCTCCGCTGATCGGCATCGGACAGTCGGCGCGGCGGCTGGGCGTCGAAGCTCCCGCCGTCGCGGTCGGCGTGCGGTCGGGCGACACGACGTCGAGCGATCGCCGCAAGCTCGTCTCCGATCCCCCCGACATCCTCATCACCACCCCCGAGTCGCTGTATCTGATGCTCACCAGCCGCGCCGGCGAGACACTGCGCGACGTGCACACGGTCATCATCGACGAGGTGCACGCGGTCGCGGCGACGAAGCGAGGCGCCCACCTCGCGGTGAGCCTCGAACGGCTCGACGCCCTGCGCCGCTCCCACGGTCACGAGAGCCCCGCTCAGCGCATCGGCCTCTCCGCCACGGTGCGCCCGATCGATGAGGTCGCGCGCTTCCTCGGCGGTGCCGCCCCGGTCGAGATCGTGGCCCCACCGGCGTCGAAGACGTTCGAGCTCGGCGTCGTCGTCCCCATGGACGACATGACGAACCCGCCGCCACCTCCCGGAGCGCCGAAGGATGCCGGCGACTCCGCCGACGCCGAGTACACGGAGGTCACGGGTTCGGTCTGGCCGCACGTCGAGGAGGCGATCGTCGACCGCATCCTGCAGAACAAGTCGACCATCGTGTTCTCGAACTCGCGCCGTCTCGCCGAGCGTCTCACCGGACGCCTGAACGAGATCTACTCCGAGCGCATCGGCGTCGCCCTGCCCGAGGCATCGGTGCCCGCGGCCATGATGGCGCAGGCCGGCGCGACCGCCGGGGCCGACCCCGTGCTCGCCAAGGCCCACCACGGCTCGGTCTCGAAGGAGCAGCGCGCCCAGGTCGAAGAAGAACTCAAGTCCGGCGTGCTGCGCTGCGTCGTCGCGACGAGCAGCCTCGAGCTCGGCATCGACATGGGAGCGGTCGATCTGGTGATCCAGGTCGAGGCGCCGCCGTCGGCCGCATCCGGGCTGCAGAGAGTCGGACGAGCGGGCCACCAGGTCGGCGAGATCAGCCGCGCGGCTCTCTTCCCGAAGCACCGCGGCGACGTGCTGCACACCGCGATCGTCACCGAGCGGATGCTGGCGGGCAAGATCGAGGCGATCCAGGTGCCGCGCAATCCGCTCGACATCCTCGCCCAGCAGACGGTCGCCGCCAGCGCCCTCGGCGAGATCGGCGTCGAGGAGTGGTTCGAGACCGTGCGGCGCTCGGCGCCCTTCCAGTCGCTCCCCCGGTCGGCATATGAGGCGACGCTCGACCTGCTCGCCGGGCGCTTCCCCTCTGACGAGTTCGCCGAGCTGCGGCCGCGGCTGGTGTGGGACAGAGATGCCGGCACACTGACCGGGCGCCCTGGCGCTCAGCGCATCGCCGTCACGAGCGGCGGCACGATCCCCGACCGCGGATTGTTCGGGGTGTTCGTGGCCGGCGAATCCACCGGCGCCCGTGTCGGCGAGCTCGACGAGGAGATGGTCTACGAGTCGCGGGTCGGCGACGTCTTCACCCTCGGCACGACGAGCTGGCGGATCGCCGAGATCACGCACGACAGGGTCAACGTCATCCCCGCGTACGGCCAGCCGGGCAAGGTGCCGTTCTGGCACGGCGACGGCATCGGCCGTCCGTTCGAGCTGGGCGAGGCGCTCGGCAAGTTCTCTCGAGAGGTGTCGGCGGCGACGCCCGAGAAGGCGGCGCAGCGGCTGATCGAGGCGGGGCTCGACGAGCAGGCGCGGATGAACCTCATGGCGCACCTGACCGAGCAGCGCGAGGCGACGGGCACGCTGCCGACCGATCGCACCCTAACGGTCGAGCGCGGTCGTGACGAGGTCGGCGACTGGCGGGTCATCCTGCATTCCCCCTACGGCATGAAGGTGCACGCGCCCTGGGCTCTGGCGATCAACGCGCGCATCCGCGAGCGCCTCGGTGTCGAGGGTTCCGCGGTCGCGAGCGACGACGGCATCATCGTGCGCATCCCGGATGCCGAGGCCGAGCCGCCCGGCGCAGAGCTGTTCGTGTTCGACCCCGACGAGCTCGAGCAGCTCGTCACGCAGGAGGTCGGCGGATCCGCGCTGTTCGCCTCCCGGTTCCGCGAATGCGCTGCCCGTGCCCTGCTGATGCCGCGCACGAATCCCAACCGGCGCACACCTCTGTGGCAGCAACGCCAACGGTCGGCGCAGCTGCTCGAGGTGGCGCGTCGGCACCCGACCTTCCCGGTGATCCTCGAGACGCTGCGCGAGGTCCTGCAGGACGTCTACGATCTGCCGTCGCTGCGCAGACTCGCGGTGTCGATCGCCGACCGCCGCATCCGACTCGTCGAGACCCAGCCGTCGCAGCCCTCGCCCTACGCACGCGATCTGCTGTTCGGCTATGTGGGCGCGTTCATGTACGAGGGCGACTCGCCACTCGCCGAGCGCCGTGCGGCCGCCCTCTCGGTCGACCCCGCGCTTCTCGGTGAGCTGCTCGGCACGGTCGAGCTGCGCGAGCTGCTCGACCCCGACGTCATCGCCCAGTTCGAGCGCGAGGCGCAGCGCCTCGACCCCGAGCGGCGCGCACGGGGACTCGAGGGCGTCGCCGACCTGCTGCGGATGCTCGGTCCGATGGACGCTGCCGAGATCGACGCGCGGCTCGACCCCGAGACCGGGTCGGCCGCGGATCATCTCGATGCGCTGATCGCCGCACGACGCGCGATCCCCGTCACGGTCGCCGGCACGACCCGCGTCGCCGCCATCGAGGATGCCGGGCGACTGCGCGACGCGCTCGGCGCGGCGCTGCCCACCGGCATCCCCGTGGCGTTCCTCGAACCCCTCGCCGACCCGCTCGGCGATCTCGTCGCGCGGTACGCCCGCACGCACGGCCCCTTCACCACGGATGCCGTCGCGACGCGCTTCGGCCTCGGTGCGGCCGTCGCGCGACACACCCTGCAGCGGCTCGAGCACTCGGGGCGCCTCACCAGCGGATACTTCCTCCCTGAGGCCTCCGGCTCGGGAAATGAGACCGAGTGGTGCGACACCGAAGTGCTGCGGCGTCTGCGGATGCGGTCGCTCGCCGCGATCCGCGGCAGCGTCGAGCCCGTGTCGCCGGAGGCGTATGCGCGGTTCCTTCCCGACTGGCAGCACCTCGGCCGCCCGCTCGAAGGTCTCGACGGCGTCCTCGCCGTGATCGAGCAGTTCGCCGGCGTTCCCATCCCCGCGAGTGCCTGGGAGTCACTCGTGCTCCCCTCACGGGTGCGCGACTACTCCCCTGCCCTGCTCGACGAGCTGACCGCGTCGGGAGAGGTCATCTGGTCGGGTCACGGCACCCTGCCCGGTCGCGACGGCTGGGTCTCGCTGCATCCGGCCGATCTCGCGCCCTTCACCCTGCCCGAGCCCGACGACGAGATCGCCGCCGACTCGCTGGAAGCCCGTGCGCTGGTCGCACTCGAGGCCGGCGGGGCCTACTTCGCCTCCCAGCTGAAGGAGATGACCGCCGCGGAGAACGAGCAGTCCGTGCTCGAAGCACTGTGGGCGCTCACCTGGGCGGGCCGAGTGACCAATGACACGTTCGCCCCGATCCGCTCGTTGCTCGCGGGCGGTTCGCAGGCGCACCGTGTCACGAGGCGCGCACCGCGTACGCGGACGTACCGGGGCATGTCGCTGGCCCGCACCGCAGTGCGACCGTCGTCGATCGGCGGACGCTGGTCGCTGCTCGCCTCGGTCGACACCGACGCCGCTCGCCGAGCGACCGTCACGGCGGGGCTGCTGCTCGACCGGTACGGCGTCGTGACCCGCGGTGCCGTGCAGGCCGAGGGTGTGCCCGGCGGCTTCGCCCAGACCTACCGGGTGCTCGCCGGATTCGAGGAGGCCGGGCATTGCCGCCGCGGCTACGTGATCGAGCGGCTGGGTGCCGCGCAGTTCGCAGCATCCGCCACCGTCGACCGCCTTCGCACCTTCGCCGGCCTCGCCGATCCACCCCCGCGGAAGGCCGTCACGCTCGCCGCGACCGACCCCGCCAACCCCTACGGAGCCGCGCTCGGCTGGCCGAAGCGCGACGACGTGTCGCACCGCCCCGGACGCAAGGCCGGCGGTCTGGTCGTACTCGTCGACGGATCTCTGACCCTCTACCTCGAACGCGGCGGGCGCACCGTGCTGTGCTTCACCGACGATGCCGACGTGCTGCGCGCCGCCGCGACGGATCTGGCCGCGACCGCTCGTGCACGACGCCTCGACACCCTCACGGTCGAGAAGGTCAACGGCGAGGGCGTGTACGGCACCGATCTCGCCCTGGCGCTGCAGGAGGCGGGGTTCGTCGCGACGCCCCGCGGCTACACACTCCGCAAGGCGATCTGA
- a CDS encoding EI24 domain-containing protein: MIGEFFDGIRTLLRGFGTWRRRPGLMALGLVPGIIAAVVLLAGLIPLALSLGPISDALTPFADGWIPAWRSALRAAVGVVIFAAALALASAVFSALALAIGDPFYQRIWRAVETDLGDAPPSDGGGFWMAVGEGLRLVVLGILIAILVLVVGLIPLAGGFLAAVTGVVLSGRMLARELTSRAFDARDLTPVDRAALFRGSRARVLGFGVATQLCFLIPGGAVAVMPAAVAGATALARTMMQRTPLQAVAHDTRPPSSPGSGQAPLPLPPATGAASAPLPPPGPGRI, encoded by the coding sequence ATGATCGGGGAGTTCTTCGACGGCATCCGCACTCTGCTGCGCGGCTTCGGCACCTGGCGCCGCCGCCCCGGCCTGATGGCCCTGGGACTCGTTCCCGGCATCATCGCCGCGGTCGTCCTGCTCGCCGGACTGATCCCTCTGGCCCTCTCGCTCGGACCGATCTCCGACGCACTGACGCCGTTCGCCGACGGGTGGATCCCCGCCTGGCGCTCCGCACTCCGGGCCGCCGTGGGGGTCGTGATCTTCGCCGCCGCCCTCGCCCTCGCGAGCGCGGTGTTCAGCGCCCTCGCCCTCGCGATCGGCGATCCCTTCTATCAGCGCATCTGGCGCGCAGTCGAGACGGATCTCGGCGACGCACCTCCCTCCGACGGCGGCGGCTTCTGGATGGCGGTCGGCGAGGGCCTCCGCCTCGTCGTCCTCGGAATCCTGATCGCGATCCTCGTGCTGGTCGTGGGCCTCATTCCGCTCGCCGGAGGGTTCCTCGCGGCGGTGACGGGCGTCGTGCTGTCGGGGCGGATGCTGGCACGCGAGCTCACGAGCCGCGCTTTCGACGCCCGCGACCTCACCCCGGTCGACCGCGCCGCGCTGTTCCGTGGCAGCAGGGCGCGAGTGCTCGGTTTCGGCGTGGCCACCCAGCTGTGCTTCCTGATCCCCGGCGGCGCGGTCGCCGTCATGCCGGCCGCGGTCGCGGGTGCGACGGCCCTCGCCCGCACCATGATGCAGCGGACGCCCCTGCAGGCGGTCGCTCACGACACTCGCCCGCCTTCCTCGCCGGGCTCCGGCCAAGCGCCTCTCCCCCTGCCGCCCGCGACCGGAGCAGCGTCCGCCCCTCTGCCGCCCCCTGGGCCGGGTCGCATCTGA
- a CDS encoding Fpg/Nei family DNA glycosylase produces MPEGDTVFRAAKRLDEALVGGEVARFDLRVPRFATLDLTGQPIRSSIARGKHLLLRIGDSTLHSHLRMDGAWLVYRAGEKWRHPAFKVRAIVGTAQREAVGIDLAEIEVVPTRDEDELVGYLGPDPLGPDWDAAEAARRLSADTRSIHVALLDQRNVAGFGNEYAAELLFLRGVLPTTPAPEVDVAALLDLGVRTIRVNRDRRHRTFTGVDRPGQGTWVYGRAGRPCRRCGTLILRGEQGADPTRERITFWCPVCQR; encoded by the coding sequence ATGCCCGAGGGCGATACCGTCTTCCGCGCCGCGAAGCGGCTCGATGAGGCGCTGGTCGGCGGCGAGGTAGCCCGCTTCGACCTGCGCGTCCCCCGCTTCGCGACCCTGGATCTGACCGGCCAGCCGATCCGCTCCTCCATCGCGCGAGGCAAGCACCTGCTGCTGCGCATCGGCGACAGCACCCTGCATTCCCATCTGCGCATGGACGGCGCATGGCTCGTCTACCGCGCGGGTGAGAAATGGCGGCATCCGGCGTTCAAGGTCCGTGCGATCGTCGGCACCGCGCAACGCGAGGCCGTGGGCATCGATCTCGCCGAGATCGAGGTCGTGCCGACGCGCGACGAAGACGAGCTCGTCGGCTATCTGGGTCCGGATCCGCTCGGTCCGGACTGGGATGCGGCCGAGGCGGCGCGGCGTCTGAGCGCCGACACCCGGAGCATCCACGTCGCCCTGCTCGACCAGCGCAACGTCGCAGGGTTCGGCAACGAATACGCGGCCGAGCTGCTGTTCCTGCGCGGAGTTCTGCCGACCACGCCTGCCCCCGAGGTCGACGTCGCCGCCCTCCTCGACCTCGGCGTGCGCACGATCCGGGTGAACCGCGATCGGCGTCACCGCACCTTCACGGGCGTCGATCGCCCCGGCCAGGGCACCTGGGTGTACGGCCGGGCAGGACGCCCCTGCCGACGGTGCGGCACCCTGATCCTCCGCGGGGAGCAGGGCGCGGATCCGACCCGAGAACGCATCACGTTCTGGTGTCCCGTCTGCCAGCGCTGA
- a CDS encoding DapH/DapD/GlmU-related protein: MGKNYVDIENDQGATLRYRKHANGRGLVAHGAKVHPKALIEAGAYIEPGARIGAGATIARGAWIEPDAVIGEGAHVDAHAHIGQGAAVGDGAHIGVRTEVGAGARIVRGARIGDDETVAAGLTVATDPKGLWLAA, encoded by the coding sequence GTGGGCAAGAACTACGTCGACATCGAGAACGACCAGGGAGCGACGCTGCGCTACCGCAAGCACGCCAACGGTCGAGGACTCGTCGCGCACGGCGCGAAGGTACACCCGAAGGCGCTCATCGAGGCGGGTGCGTACATCGAGCCCGGAGCACGCATCGGCGCCGGGGCGACGATCGCCCGCGGCGCCTGGATCGAACCGGATGCCGTGATCGGCGAGGGTGCGCACGTCGACGCGCACGCACACATCGGCCAGGGTGCAGCCGTCGGTGATGGCGCGCACATCGGAGTCCGCACCGAGGTCGGCGCCGGAGCACGCATCGTCCGAGGCGCTCGTATCGGCGATGACGAGACCGTCGCCGCCGGCCTGACGGTGGCCACAGACCCGAAGGGCCTCTGGCTCGCAGCCTGA
- a CDS encoding LysR family transcriptional regulator substrate-binding protein yields the protein MATQGRRPAGRAGKGSPVRRNKAAPAQRFPPPKPPKKTAKVVFDAPEAEPEEPRTFRLGVVPGATPGKWIDAWKTRMPHVPVELVPIEVATQTESLDDLDAAIVRLPLADDSLHVITLYDEVPVVVASIESHLLAVDELTLADLAGEVVMTPIDDPLGPLDIPGAVAPTFAPLPVADAIATAATGTGIVIVPMSLARLHHRKDAGHRPLIDGPLSTVALAWRRDHTTPDVETFIGIVRGRTSNSSR from the coding sequence ATGGCGACTCAGGGACGACGACCGGCGGGGCGCGCCGGAAAGGGTTCGCCCGTGCGCCGCAACAAGGCCGCCCCGGCGCAGCGCTTCCCGCCGCCCAAGCCGCCGAAGAAGACCGCCAAGGTCGTCTTCGACGCCCCCGAGGCCGAACCCGAAGAGCCCCGCACGTTCCGCCTCGGCGTCGTGCCGGGAGCCACGCCGGGAAAGTGGATCGATGCCTGGAAGACGCGGATGCCCCACGTGCCGGTCGAGCTCGTGCCGATCGAGGTCGCGACCCAGACCGAGTCCCTCGACGACCTGGACGCGGCGATCGTGCGTCTGCCCCTGGCCGACGATTCGCTGCATGTGATCACCCTCTACGACGAGGTGCCCGTCGTGGTCGCCTCGATCGAGTCGCACCTGCTCGCCGTCGACGAGCTCACCCTCGCCGACCTCGCCGGTGAGGTCGTGATGACGCCGATCGACGATCCGCTCGGTCCCCTCGACATCCCCGGAGCCGTCGCACCGACCTTCGCGCCGCTTCCTGTCGCCGACGCGATCGCGACCGCCGCGACCGGCACGGGCATCGTGATCGTCCCGATGTCGCTGGCGCGTCTGCACCACCGCAAGGATGCCGGTCACCGACCCCTCATCGACGGACCGCTGTCGACGGTGGCGCTCGCCTGGCGTCGCGATCACACCACCCCCGACGTCGAGACCTTCATCGGAATCGTCCGCGGCCGCACCTCGAACTCCTCGCGGTGA